From a single Leopardus geoffroyi isolate Oge1 chromosome E1, O.geoffroyi_Oge1_pat1.0, whole genome shotgun sequence genomic region:
- the LOC123603675 gene encoding keratin-associated protein 9-1-like, producing the protein MTHSCCSSCCQPTCCRTTCCRTTCCQPSGCGSSGYGSSCCQPCCRPTCCHTTCCRTTCCQPSCCGCSGCGHNCGGSSGCGSSCCQPCCCPACCHTTCCRTTCCQPSCCGSSGCGHNCGGSSGCGSSCCQPCCCPTCCHTTCCRTTCCQPSCCGSSGCGSSGCGQN; encoded by the coding sequence ATGACCCACTCGTGCTGCTCCTCTTGCTGCCAGCCTACGTGCtgcaggaccacctgctgccggaccacctgctgccagcccagcggctgtgggtccagcggctatgggtccagctgctgccagccttgctgccgcccAACCTGCTGTCAcaccacctgctgccggaccacctgctgccagcccagctgctgtgggTGTAGCGGCTGTGGACACAACTGCGGTGGGTCTAGCGGCTGTggttccagctgctgccagccttgctgctgcCCAGCTTGCTGTCAcaccacctgctgccggaccacctgctgccagcccagctgctgtgggtccagcggctgtgGACACAACTGCGGTGGGTCTAGCGGCTGTGGGTcgagctgctgccagccttgctgctgcCCAACTTGCTGTCAtaccacctgctgccggaccacctgctgccagcccagctgttgtgggtccagcggctgtgggtccagcggctgtgGACAAAACTGA